Proteins encoded together in one Mus musculus strain C57BL/6J chromosome 16, GRCm38.p6 C57BL/6J window:
- the Krtap8-1 gene encoding keratin-associated protein 8-1 translates to MYYTGAEGSVFPGCYWGSYGYPLGYSVGCGYGSTYSPVGYGLGYGYNGCGAYRRYWPFALY, encoded by the coding sequence ATGTACTACACCGGCGCTGAGGGCTCTGTCTTCCCAGGATGCTACTGGGGCAGCTATGGCTACCCTCTGGGGTACAGTGTTGGCTGTGGCTATGGTAGCACCTACTCTCCAGTTGGCTATGGCCTTGGCTATGGCTACAATGGCTGCGGGGCTTACAGAAGATACTGGCCATTTGCTCTCTACTGA